Genomic DNA from Podospora pseudoanserina strain CBS 124.78 chromosome 4, whole genome shotgun sequence:
gtggtgagtggaTGGTTCTCTGGAGACGAAGCAAGGTAAAGTGGACTTGCCTATCTTGCGCGTGAGTATTCCCGTCCTAGAGGCTGGATGGACTGAGTTGTGCTGACTTTGGCGGTGCGTTGGAATAGGAGGATGCGTGTATgtgatggcgagggggcCCCTTGTGGGACTTGTAGGGAGCATGGCTGGTGGTGTATTCTGAACCCGAGAAGGGAACCTCGTCAGAGACATTGACTGGGAGTTTCGGCTACATCATGCTAGAAACTGATCGCTGGAGTGGGACAGGCTTTAGGCGATGATTCGCCTGGGGCCAAAGGTGGGGAGGACAAATGGTAGGTAGGGAGGCACGTTGACCGGGGGCCTGTCTTGGTGGTTTGGGTCACTCGCTAGGTTTATATATGTATTTCACAGTCATCAGAGTGAATGACAAGATGAGTTCCCTTAGGTAGGGCGAAGCCCCGTCCCCGTTCACCACAGCTCATCGCCCTAATAAGGTTACTCAAACCGTACCAATTTAGCTAGTTCTCATCCCACAGCTCATAGCTTTCCAGATCCTCCCGAGATGCGTTCTGGTCCAGACCTGGGCAGAGCTTGTTTTGAAACAGGAGTTCATGTTACGACCCACCCTGGTCATCACTGGCCGCTTTTTGGCCAGCCAGATTTTGCGTTGCTTCATTGCGTATGACCCCCAGAGGACCTTTGCTTTCATCTCTTTCGTCTCCCTTCGTTGTCGAAGTTCTGGGGAGGAGTAGTGGCGTCTTTTTGTTGCCCTCGTTGGGATTATCAAGAAAGAGTCCTGACATCTCAATGTCGCGATCTTCAGCGATGAGCTCCATTTGTACAGCTGTAACTCCCGTACTGCTCGACGCTGTAGACCATGTGGTTGCTGTAGAGCGAGATCCGGCCGAGGATAACGTTGTTGCTCTATTCGCCGACCAAGCGTGAAGAGAATCACCATCGTTACTTTCTAGCAATGGGCTCAAGCGACCTTCTATATAGCCAGAcatggtggttgaggaggtttcGGGCCATTTCTTCAATGAATTTTCATCTTCTGCGTTCTCCGCCATAAACTGTGGACTCCACAGATCATCAGAGGCCGTGCTGGAAGAGCTGGGTTTGACATCAATGGTCTGGGCCAGTTTTGCGTAGTGCTGCCATCTTTCCAGCTCGAGTCGCCGGCTCTCCACGGCTAACTGGGTTAGATCGGCTGATAACTTGGTCGAGGGGGAGCCACAAAGATGTATGTCAGCACCGTGCTCCTGGCGAAGATGGTCGAAAACCTCTGTTGCCGCAATGATGTAGGCGACCCTAGATCCCGGGCAACCTCTGACGATGTGGCCATACAAGCTGCCTGATACTGTGTCAATCACAACCGAGCCGCTATCGCCACCTTCGACTGGAGTGTCGAGATTGATCGGGTAGAGCTTTTGCGCCTTCTTGATTGCACAGTCCCCTTGATACAGCGCTCCTGTCGCCAACGTACCGCCAATTCCATCTCGAGCTGTTGATGGCCATGACTTTATTCATGCGCTTTCCCACTCCAGCCACATTGTGGACCATGACTTTGCGTATCCCGGTATCTTGGGGGTATGATATGGTGTTTGCCAAAGAGTGCATCATCTCGTTGTTGTCGAGGGCATTCAACGCACAATCGAGACGCCGGTCTGGATGTATGAGATCAGAAGGCAATACATTCTTTCTTGGTATGGAATCCAATTGCCAAACCGTTTTCGCCGTTTGTCGTGGCCAACTTCGGGCCGGCCTCTCCGTGGGAGTTCCTACTGTGGAACCGACGCTATTGATACTCGGGGATTCCGCCCAGGGCTGTGACTCGACCACAGGTGTAACGCTTGCGCGGGTAAGAGCTGGATCCAATTCTGTTTCTGATTCCATGAGATCTTCATCATTGTCGTCACTGTCGCTCATACCGTCGAAACTACAATCCTCGAGACCTGGAGGGAGAGGCTCCTGAGCAGATGTAATGTGGAGGTTGTCCTCTTGAGTTTCTTAATGTGAGTAACGGTGATTTGGTAGTGGAGATCATCGATTCTGATAATTGCACCACCAGTGACGCAACGGAACGGTAGAGGGTCGGAGGCCCTGTATTTAATGTGAATCCGTCTTCCAATCAGCTATGTACCTTTTGGTGGGTTCGTCGCGGGGATATTCTGCTTTCCTACCGCAAAGGTGGTTCTTTCAAAGCCCGAAGCTCCCTCTGCTTCCTGGTTGGGTTGAGTTTCAACACCTGATGACCCTCCTGCAAGAGTACGGGCTGGTACATGTTTGCTCTAAAGGCAGTGTGCTGGCAACAATTCCAAACTGGGGATATTTTTCAGACACAGAACTGCTGCGAATAGAGTCCTCAACGAGAGACCGTGTCGCGGCATTTGTGCAACAGACCATAATGATAGGCTTCGCGGTCTCTTGTCGTGTACCTATCATGTCATGTAGAGCCGTACGAATATGTCGGCATAGCCAGGATCGACATTCCTCAAAACATCTTCGATGTCAGGAAGGATATGGACGTCGAATCGTTCCTGGGCTGGGCCGCTTGACCCCCATGCCTTCTTGAGCAAGCCAACCCGGGGCGTGTCAATGATCTCCTCACATGACAGCTCAGGACTTT
This window encodes:
- a CDS encoding hypothetical protein (EggNog:ENOG503PGKG), whose protein sequence is MSFLSPKRLKRKKWESPELSCEEIIDTPRVGLLKKAWGSSGPAQERFDVHILPDIEDVLRNVDPGYADIFKAQKLYPINLDTPVEGGDSGSVVIDTVSGSLYGHIVRGCPGSRVAYIIAATEVFDHLRQEHGADIHLCGSPSTKLSADLTQLAVESRRLELERWQHYAKLAQTIDVKPSSSSTASDDLWSPQFMAENAEDENSLKKWPETSSTTMSGYIEGRLSPLLESNDGDSLHAWSANRATTLSSAGSRSTATTWSTASSSTGVTAVQMELIAEDRDIEMSGLFLDNPNEGNKKTPLLLPRTSTTKGDERDESKGPLGVIRNEATQNLAGQKAASDDQGGS